In one Candidatus Omnitrophota bacterium genomic region, the following are encoded:
- a CDS encoding extracellular solute-binding protein translates to MRQLFFRMRFILLVALLLFAGCTSPAQNKTNTITVWHWMTDRDPAFQELAKRYQEKTGIKVNFELYAPSDAYSQKVRGAAQGATLPDIFGVLGQKRDFASFIKAGHILDLTAYMDDGFGAWRNKFFAKALAVNEFIEGNIYDVRPGIYGVPLDIMTIQMVYNKTLLKQLGFNPQLAPQTFTQWLEMGKRIKEAKLQGLVSGWGDAWMIDCFANNYAFNIMGKDKVLATIRGEVAYTDPDWIKVFTLFKQMKDSGIVSDGILTMENKTAEQLFSNQRAVFAFNGSWCVNVYKSMNPSLDYAAMLPPKFSDKFPMSIWGGAGSSFMVNAKSKNKEEAVKFLKWLTYVDQQAYLAEMTLNLPANKEAMGKISANLAQFANNIELTTHPNVWDVSEFPLVLENLDRGLQSIVLGEKTPEQVASQVQKIKQRELKKKR, encoded by the coding sequence ATGAGGCAGTTATTTTTTAGGATGAGATTTATTTTGCTAGTGGCATTGTTATTATTTGCCGGATGCACCAGCCCTGCGCAAAATAAAACCAACACTATCACAGTCTGGCATTGGATGACTGACCGTGACCCCGCCTTTCAGGAATTAGCTAAACGTTATCAGGAAAAAACCGGTATCAAAGTTAACTTTGAGCTTTATGCCCCATCGGACGCCTATTCGCAGAAAGTGCGCGGCGCCGCTCAGGGCGCGACTCTGCCGGATATTTTTGGCGTTTTGGGCCAGAAGAGGGATTTTGCTTCTTTTATCAAGGCCGGCCATATTTTAGACCTAACTGCTTATATGGATGATGGCTTTGGCGCGTGGAGAAATAAATTTTTTGCCAAGGCCTTGGCAGTAAATGAATTTATCGAAGGAAATATTTATGATGTCAGGCCGGGGATTTACGGCGTGCCGCTGGATATTATGACTATCCAGATGGTCTATAATAAAACTTTATTAAAGCAATTGGGGTTTAACCCGCAGCTGGCGCCTCAAACCTTTACGCAATGGCTTGAAATGGGCAAGAGGATCAAAGAAGCCAAATTACAGGGCCTGGTTTCCGGATGGGGCGATGCCTGGATGATAGATTGTTTTGCTAATAATTATGCTTTTAATATCATGGGTAAAGATAAAGTCTTAGCTACCATCCGGGGAGAGGTTGCTTACACGGATCCTGACTGGATAAAGGTGTTTACTTTGTTTAAACAGATGAAGGATTCCGGCATTGTTTCCGACGGGATCTTGACCATGGAGAACAAAACCGCGGAACAGCTGTTTTCTAATCAAAGGGCTGTTTTTGCTTTTAACGGTTCGTGGTGCGTGAATGTATATAAATCAATGAATCCGTCTTTAGATTACGCCGCAATGCTTCCGCCCAAGTTTTCAGACAAATTTCCCATGAGCATCTGGGGAGGCGCGGGCTCCTCATTTATGGTCAATGCTAAATCAAAAAATAAAGAAGAGGCGGTAAAATTCTTAAAGTGGTTGACTTATGTTGATCAGCAGGCATATTTGGCAGAAATGACTTTAAATCTTCCGGCGAATAAAGAGGCGATGGGCAAGATCTCTGCGAATTTAGCGCAGTTTGCCAATAATATAGAATTAACCACGCATCCTAATGTTTGGGATGTTTCGGAATTTCCTTTGGTGCTGGAGAATCTGGACAGGGGATTGCAGTCGATTGTTCTGGGAGAAAAAACCCCCGAACAGGTGGCAAGCCAAGTGCAGAAGATTAAGCAACGCGAACTGAAAAAGAAACGCTGA
- a CDS encoding PilZ domain-containing protein has product MQEGRQLTRWQIKRNIKIKLDNTAPSVYEGVLKDLNLKGMQVVLDARLPYQRLFKMQLSLSDDIILNVDAWIIWHRLIDGENTYGVYFTKISDQDKEKIYQFLRADFPQQVDRKWWKDNVSNNADDQFSHDKIPQDQRVFARFPADFTVKFLSPDFNQEGEAKTQDISAKGLRILSNTLIPINSALELWIHASARQEPVYARGMVSWSKMINNDFHSGINLEKADFMNLARLLRP; this is encoded by the coding sequence ATGCAAGAAGGCCGGCAGTTAACCCGATGGCAGATTAAGCGTAATATTAAAATCAAGCTGGATAATACCGCGCCCAGTGTTTATGAGGGGGTGCTTAAAGACTTGAATCTTAAGGGCATGCAGGTTGTTTTAGACGCCCGTCTTCCCTATCAGCGCCTTTTTAAAATGCAGCTTAGCCTTTCCGATGATATTATCCTAAATGTTGATGCCTGGATCATTTGGCATAGGCTTATTGACGGTGAGAATACCTATGGCGTATATTTTACTAAGATAAGCGACCAAGATAAAGAAAAAATCTACCAATTCTTAAGAGCGGATTTTCCGCAGCAAGTGGATAGGAAATGGTGGAAGGACAACGTTTCTAATAACGCTGATGACCAGTTCTCGCATGATAAAATTCCCCAGGATCAGAGGGTCTTCGCGCGTTTCCCGGCGGATTTTACAGTTAAATTCTTAAGCCCGGATTTTAATCAAGAGGGCGAAGCCAAGACCCAAGATATAAGCGCTAAAGGCTTAAGGATTTTAAGCAATACCCTTATCCCAATTAACAGCGCTTTGGAGCTATGGATCCATGCCTCAGCGCGCCAAGAGCCGGTATATGCCCGCGGCATGGTTTCTTGGTCAAAGATGATTAACAATGATTTTCACTCTGGCATAAATCTTGAGAAGGCGGATTTTATGAATTTGGCGCGGCTTTTAAGGCCGTAA